The following are from one region of the Odontesthes bonariensis isolate fOdoBon6 chromosome 16, fOdoBon6.hap1, whole genome shotgun sequence genome:
- the dub gene encoding duboraya: MEEEAPCRRSVAELAGRFKGSAPPNNTPGNEADKPVRRRPPRTLQLPKAHGDDQASPGVTSPLPAKAKRNSALIEKLQANLALSPTATPLKSPGLRGLPLPFTPPSPGSALPATVTTVTTSSTSSTATPTSPVPASFEDPASAAEGTLLSSFNKGRARVSIRRRPPSRRHRKSSSGDEVIDAADTQQSSPNEAEDKTPGGEEVFQKEDQTDAPTPPQEHEVHEEEKSETGADVREEEPSSHLKEKEEEEKEEEKTSVETQKQDSAEAATKEDGEEEEKNESSS; this comes from the exons ATGGAG GAGGAGGCTCCATGTCGGCGCTCAGTGGCTGAACTCGCGGGAAGATTCAAAGGCTCGGCTCCTCCGAACAACACACCTGGGAATGAAGCT GATAAGCCGGTGAGGCGGCGACCACCTCGAACCTTACAGCTTCCCAAAGCACACGGAGACGACCAG GCTTCTCCAGGTGTCACCTCTCCTCTTCCTGCCAAAGCAAAGAGGAACTCCGCTCTGATCGAGAAGCTGCAG GCCAACCTCGCTCTGTCTCCCACGGCAACGCCCCTGAAGAGTCCTGGCCTCAGGGGGCTGCCGCTCCCCTTCACCCCACCCTCTCCTGGCTCCGCCCTACCTGCCACGGTAACCACGGTAACCACGTCTTCCACGTCTTCCACGGCAACCCCGACAAGCCCGGTGCCCGCCTCCTTTGAAGATCCTGCCTCTGCTGCAGAGGGAACCCTGCTGTCGAGCTTCAACAAG GGCAGAGCTCGAGTGTCCATCCGCCGCCGGCCTCCGTCGCGTCGCCACAGGAAGTCGAGCAGTGGAGACGAAGTCATCGATGCAGCAGACACACAACAGAGCTCCCCGAACGAGGCCGAGGACAAAACAccaggaggagaggaggtgtTCCAGAAGGAAGATCAGACAGATGCTCCAACACCTCCTCAGGAGCATGAAGTCCATGAAGAAGAGAAGTCAGAGACCGGCGCTGATGTGAGGGAAGAAGAGCCTTCATCACATctgaaggagaaggaggaggaagagaaggaggaggagaagacgtctgtagaaacacagaaacaagaTTCAGCTGAAGCAGCAACAAAGGAGGATGGCgaggaagaagagaagaacGAG AGTTCATCCTGA